A DNA window from Engystomops pustulosus chromosome 6, aEngPut4.maternal, whole genome shotgun sequence contains the following coding sequences:
- the NHERF1 gene encoding Na(+)/H(+) exchange regulatory cofactor NHE-RF1, translated as MAAERTCVLEKGPAGYGFHLHSEKSRPGQYVRLVEPGSSAERSGLRAGDRLLRVCGDDVRELGHQQVVSKIRAATDKLVLQVEAPEDPPQVPNEKEPAAPVSVESEGRPRLCTMKKGSGGYGFNLHSDKHHPGQYIRAVDPDSPAERAGLRPKDRIVEVNGESMLGKPHGDVVTAIKSGGDETTLLVVDPETDKYFQECHVTPGREHLTGPLPQKVTNGGIEKEEKSEGPPEYESPSDSPLSSPEPLTVDASPTLESRKDISESGPVPNNEPVPEAESLDLNLSLADAKERAHQKRSQKKAPPMDWSKRKEVFSSL; from the exons ATGGCGGCGGAGCGGACGTGTGTGCTGGAGAAGGGCCCCGCCGGCTACGGCTTCCACCTGCACAGCGAGAAGAGCCGGCCGGGCCAGTACGTGCGGCTGGTGGAGCCGGGCTCCTCCGCGGAGAGGTCCGGGCTGCGGGCGGGGGACAGGCTGCTCCGGGTGTGCGGGGACGATGTGCGAGAGCTCGGGCACCAGCAGGTGGTCAGCAAGATCCGGGCTGCGACCGACAAGCTCGTCCTGCAGGTGGAGGCACCCGAGGACCCCCCTCAG GTTCCTAATGAGAAGGAGCCTGCAGCGCCGGTATCTGTAGAG AGTGAAGGACGTCCCAGGCTGTGCACCATGAAGAAGGGCTCCGGCGGCTATGGCTTCAATCTGCACAGCGACAAGCATCACCCTGGGCAGTACATCCGAGCTGTGGACCCCGACTCCCCTGCTGAGCGGGCAGGACTACGTCCTAAGGATCGAATAGTGGAG GTAAATGGGGAAAGCATGTTGGGTAAACCACACGGTGACGTGGTGACCGCCATAAAGTCCGGGGGCGATGAGACGACTCTGCTCGTGGTGGATCCGGAGACTGATAAATACTTCCAGGAATGTCATGTGACCCCCGGACGGGAACACTTGACAG gtccTTTGCCGCAAAAAGTCACCAATGGAGGCATTGAGAAG GAGGAGAAGTCGGAAGGACCCCCAGAGTATGAGAGTCCTAGTGACTCCCCCCTTTCTTCTCCAGAGCCCCTGACGGTAGATGCATCCCCCACACTGGAGAGCCGAAAG GATATTTCAGAATCTGGCCCAGTGCCCAACAACGAGCCCGTGCCTGAAGCCGAATCCCTGGACCTCAACCTGTCACTGGCCGACGCCAAGGAGCGAGCCCACCAAAAGCGTTCCCAAAAAAAGGCCCCGCCTATGGACTGGAGTAAGAGGAAAGAGGTGTTTAGCAGCCTGTGA